Part of the Pseudodesulfovibrio mercurii genome is shown below.
TGCGGGACCAGTCCGGTGCAGGGCGCGGCCCCCGACTGGCGGGCGGGCTACGTTGATCCGCACGGCGGACGGGCGTGCCGGCTGCTGGTGGAGGTCAAGCCCGGCCGTCGGATGCTCGACGCCGACATCTCCAATTTCAACCGGTTCCTGGTCCGTTCCCTGACCCGTTCCCTGCGCGAGCGGGTCCGGCTGCCGGGCGACCCGGTGACGGTCTTCAAGGGCGCGGACTATTTCCCGGACAAGAAGACCCTGCGCATCGAGACCGAGGTGGCCGGGAACGGCACGACCGTGGTCAGCCTGGCCTACATCGTCTACACCCGCAAGGGCATGCTGGCCTTCACGGCCTTCGTGGACCCGGCGGACCGGGAGGCCCGGCAGACAGTGGACAAGGCCGTGCTCTCGCTCTACCTGGACGACCGGTTGCGCTACTGACCGGCCCTTTGGCCGGACCGTTGACTGGCCGCACCGGGCCGGATACCATCGGGCCGATGGGAACGGATGGTTCCCGGTGCGCACTTTTGGGTGCGCACGCATTGCGCGGGCAGGGTCGGCTATGCGGAATCATTGGATTTTCTGCGCGGCACGTCCTTTGCTTCGAGCAGGTCAGGAGGCCCGAGTGAAGAAGATCCTATTGGCAACAGTCCTCACTCTCGTGATGCTCTCTCCGGCATGGGCGGCGGATGTCCGCTTCCCGCCGGGTTCTTGGCTCGTGGCCTCCAAACAGGAAGACGGCCGCAACGGCAACGCGAAGAGTCGGCAGGAGGAGGAGAAGAAACCGTCCACGGTCATCATCAAGGGCAAGGGCGGCAAGGTCACCGGCGTGGAGCAGGACCCGCAGCAGCGTCCGTCCAAGAAGCGCTGAGTCCCCCCCGGACCACGCAAAAAGCCCCCGGAACCGCCTGGTTCCGGGGGCTTTTTGCGCGCCGCGGGGGCGGGCTACTGGGCTGTGCCGCAGGCCGGGATCTGGGGGTCGGCGCCGCTCTCCATGAGCTTGGTCCGATACTCCTTGACCTCGTCCAGGGAGTTCCAGCCCTCGTACATCTCCATCCAGCCGTCGAAGTCCATGTATCCCTCGTCCAGGTGCGGCTCGTGCATCTTCAGCCAGACGTTGAAGAGGTACATCTCCACCTTGAACTTGGCGTCGTCGAAGACCTGGGGCAGGACCGTGGGTTCGTACTTCTCGCCGTCCAGGCGCGCGGCCACGAAGGAGCAGACGTTGTCCTGGGAGCGCTTGTAGTCCAGGGGGGCGTCGTTGACCAGGTCCGCGAAGCGGTGCAGGACCGGGTGGCTCTTCTCGATCTCGAGCATGCGCTCCTCGGGGATCTCGATGCGCAACTGGCCGTCCTTCTCGACCGCGAAGTAGAACCGGATCCACTGGTCGAACTGGAAGATTTCAACGGCATCCCTGATGGCATTCTTCACGCTGACGCTTCTGAGCATGGCATTTCCCTCTGGTGGTTTGCTTGGAGTCGGGAATATGGACATCATACCGTTTCGAGTCAAGGGGAAATCGGGCGCGACGGGGGTAGACAAAGCGGAGGCAGTTGTTATATGAAGTGCGGCTCGCAAGACAGAAAAGCCCGCACCGGGCCGTAATATCAAGGAGACAGACATGGCACGCCACAAGAAGCACGAACGCATGAAGGAATTGGACCGCAAGCGTCATCGCCGCCAGAAGGCCATCAAGGCCCGCATCCGGGAAGCCAAGGCAGAAGCCAAGGCCTAACCGGCCGCGCACGTGCGCCGCGCGTCGGCGCACGGATTTTCGCCGGGCCGCACCTTGGGTGCGGCTCCGGGGTTCACCCGCGCCCCGCATGAGGCGCAACAACATTCGCCTTTGCCGTCGAAGGAACGTTTTCAGTCATGCCCATCTACGAGTATCAATGCCAATCCTGCCACGCCGTTTTCGAGGAGTGGCAGTCCGGATTCGAGGAACACGAAATGCGCTGCCCGGAGTGCGGCGGCGAATCCAAGAAGCTTATTTCCCACTCTTCCTTCCACCTGAAGGGGGGCGGCTGGTTCGCCGACGGCTATGGCGGACACAGCGCCGGGAACAAGCCCGGCGAAGCGCAGGCGCCCTCGGACAACGCGGGCTCCGAATCCAAGGCCAAGCCCGAGAAGGCTCCGGCCTGCCCCGCCAAGGCGGACACGTCCAGCGCGGGTTCCGCGTCCTAGGCACGCGTCAAAGGCAGCATCACGCTGCCTTTTTTTATGGGCTCGCGGCCCTTGAGTTTTTGCGCCGCCGTTGCCATAGTATGCCGTTCGCGCGGCCGAGCACCCTAACACGGAGAGAACAAGACGATGCTTGAACGGTATTCCCGTCCCGAGATGCGGGCGTTGTGGACCCTGGAAAACAAGTTCCGGGTCTGGCTGGAAGTGGAATTGGCTGTGGTCCGGGCCTGGACCGCCATGGGCAGGGTCCCGCAGGCCGCCTGCGACGAGATTCATGAGAAGGCCGACTTCGACGTGGACCGCATCCTGGAGATCGAGGAGACCACCAAGCACGACGTCATCGCCTTCCTGTCTGCCGTGGAGGAGAAGGTCGGACCGAGTTCCCGCTTCATCCACCTGGGCTGCACCTCCTCGGACATCGTGGACACGGCCAACGGACTGCTCCTGACCCGGGCGGGCGACATCATCAGTCAGGGCATCGACCGCATGCTCGAGGTCCTCAAGGGGCTGGCCTACAAGCACAAGGGGCTGCTGTGCATGGGCCGGACCCACGGCATCCACGCCGAGCCGACCACCTACGGCCTGAAGTTCACCGGGTTCTACGCCGAGTTCACCCGCCACAAGGCGCGCTTCGACGCGGCCCGCGAGAACATCCGCGTGGGCAAGCTGTCCGGCGCGGTGGGCACCTTCGCCCACTCCGGGCCCGAACTGGAGGAGCGCACCTGCGCCTTCCTCGGCCTGACCCCGGACCCGCACTCCACCCAGATCGTGCAGCGCGACCGCTACGCCCAGTTTTTCACCGCCCTGGCCATGCTGGCCGGGGGCATCGAACGGATCGGCCTGGAGCTCAGGCACCTGCAGCGCACCGAGGTCTCCGAGGTGGAGGAGGGGTTCACCAAGGGCCAGAAGGGCTCCTCGGCCATGCCCCACAAGAAGAACCCCATCTCGGCCGAAAACCTCTGCGGCCTGTCCAGGGTCATCCGCTCCAACTCCCTGGCGGCCATGGAGAACCAGGCCCTGTGGCACGAGCGCGACATCTCCCACTCCTCGGTGGAGCGGGTCATCATGCCGGACTCCACCGCGCTCATGGACTACATGCTCCACCGCATGGCGGGCGTGCTTGAGCGGCTGGTGGTCAAGGAGGACGTCATCGAGCGCAACCTGCTGAGTTCCTTCGGCCTGTTCTACTCCCAGCGGGTTTTGAACAAGCTCATCGACACCGGGCTCAAGCGCCAGGAGGCCTACGAGATGGTCCAGAAGGTGGCCATGCGCTGCTGGGAGAACCGCGTCCAGTTCGAGGACGAGATCCGTAACGACCCGGAAGTGCACAAACATCTCGATTCTAACGAACTTGACGAAGCTTTTGACCCTTCGTATTACAAACGGTATGAGGACGTGATCTTCGAGCGCGTCTTCCAAGGAAAATAGGATGACCGGACCCGGATCGCGGTCTTCATGATCCGGGGAACGGCAGCGGGGCCGACGCGCGACGCCGTGTTCGCCCAGCAGGCCTTTGCGGCCGCCGGGAGACGGGGCTCGCCGGGGAAACGCGCGGCCCGGTTCGGGGTAACGCAGGAGCGGTAGTAACATCAGATGCGGGTAGCCTTCTTCGTCCTGACACTCGTCTTGTCCGCGACCACGGCCGTGGCCGGGGGCTGGGCGCCGCTGCTTTCGTCCCATTCCTACGGGCCGAAGCGGATCATCGCCGTGGACAAGGAAGCGCAGGAACTGATCGTCCTCGAACAGCAGTCGCCCCTGCACGAGGTGCGCCGCTTCCCCTGCACCACGGGCCAGTCCATGGGCGACAAGGCCGTGGAAGGCGACATGCGCACCCCGGTGGGCGTCTATTTCGTGGGCCACCGCATCAACCGCACGCTGGACTGGGACCTGTACGGCAACATCGCCTATTCCCTCAATTATCCCAACCCCATCGACCGCATCAAGGGCAAGACCGGGTCCGGCATCTGGCTGCACGGCCGGGGCAAGACCTTCCTGCCGCGCGACACCCTCGGCTGCGTGGCCCTGAAGGTCCCGGACATGAAGGACGTGGCCCTGGACGCGGCCTACGGCACCCCGGTGGTCATCGCCGACGACGTCAACTGGTCCCCGGAGCCTGGCGAGAGCGAGGTCACGGCCCTGACCCTGGCCAAGACCCTCGAGGCCTGGGCCCGCGACTGGGGCGCCAAGGACGAGAAATTCTTTTCCTACTACGACGGCCCGCTGCTCGAACAGTCCGAGGGCCTCGACTTCGAGGGGTTCGAGGAGAACAAGCGCAACATCTTCGCCTCCCAGCCCTGGATTCAGGTCATGGTCGGCAACGTCCGGGCCGTGCCCGGCCCCGGCTACTGGGTGACCTGGTTCGACCAGTACTACCGCACCCAGGGCATGGCCTCGACCACGGGCAAGCGGTTCTACTGGGTGCAGGACGAACAGGGCGACTGGCGCATCGCCGGGCGCGAGTACGTCCCGGCCTCGGAGCCGCTGGACGCCCAGTACCTGGCCGCCAAGACCGGGGAGGCCCGCGAGGTGGTCGAGAAGTGGCGCCGCGCATGGCTCGCCGGGGACGTGGCCGCCTACGAGAAATTCTACGAGCCCGACGCCGAGCAAGGGGACCGGCGGGGCGCGACCCGCATCGCCGAATACAAAAAGACGTTGTGGGAGGAGAAACCTCCTGTTACCTTGGAGGTTGATGATCTGAAAGTCGCTTTGCATCCCAAGGGGCTCAAGGTGGCCTTTGACCAGGTGTACGCCGACGCCAGCGGCTATGGGGACAGGGGGCGCAAGACCCTGATCCTGGTACCCGAAGGCGATACCTGGAAAATCGACAGCGAGCAGTGGAGACGGATGAGATGAGCGATTCCAAGTACAGCGTGCTCTTCATGCGCGACGACCGGGACGTGACCCGGTACCGTCTCAGCCCGTTCTGGTTGAAGATGTTCGTCTTCAGCCAGATATTCCTCCTGCTCTGCGCGGCGGGCGGCATTTACATGGGCGTGCGCGGGTTCAGGATCAACGCCGCCCTCCAGTCGGAGAAAAAAGGGCTGGAGCAGAGGCTGGTGGATGCCGAGGTCCGCCTGGAGCGGCTGGGCAACATGGAGAAGATCCTGGAGTCCTACGACCCGGCGGAGCTGCAGTCCCTGCTGTCGGCGGCCACCACCGAGGCCGAGCAGCCCCAGCCGCGCGAAGAGGTCAACCTGAACACGATCTTCACCCGCACCGACACCCGCCAGGTGGGGGTCGAGAACATGCAGGCCAAGCTGTCGGGCCGCAAGCTGACCGTCTCCTTCGAGCTGAACAATCTCCAGGCCTCCAAGTCCATGGCGGGTCAGGCGGATTTCATCTACCTGACCAAGAGCGGCGCGGTCGAGGACGCCGAGACCAACAAGGACGACCTGTCGTTCCAGATCCAACGCTTCAAGCGCATCCAGACCACCTTCCTCCTGCCCGAGGGCATGGAGCGCAAGGACCTGTTCGGGCTGCGTCTTGAGATCAAGGGAAAGGATGGCGATGTCATTTTTGCCGAAACGTATCCCTTCTATCACATTCTGGCTTCCTAGCCTGATCCTTCTCGTCTTCGCCTCCACCGCCCCGGCCGGGTCGTGGGAGCATTCCTTTTTCGC
Proteins encoded:
- a CDS encoding L,D-transpeptidase family protein — its product is MRVAFFVLTLVLSATTAVAGGWAPLLSSHSYGPKRIIAVDKEAQELIVLEQQSPLHEVRRFPCTTGQSMGDKAVEGDMRTPVGVYFVGHRINRTLDWDLYGNIAYSLNYPNPIDRIKGKTGSGIWLHGRGKTFLPRDTLGCVALKVPDMKDVALDAAYGTPVVIADDVNWSPEPGESEVTALTLAKTLEAWARDWGAKDEKFFSYYDGPLLEQSEGLDFEGFEENKRNIFASQPWIQVMVGNVRAVPGPGYWVTWFDQYYRTQGMASTTGKRFYWVQDEQGDWRIAGREYVPASEPLDAQYLAAKTGEAREVVEKWRRAWLAGDVAAYEKFYEPDAEQGDRRGATRIAEYKKTLWEEKPPVTLEVDDLKVALHPKGLKVAFDQVYADASGYGDRGRKTLILVPEGDTWKIDSEQWRRMR
- the purB gene encoding adenylosuccinate lyase; protein product: MLERYSRPEMRALWTLENKFRVWLEVELAVVRAWTAMGRVPQAACDEIHEKADFDVDRILEIEETTKHDVIAFLSAVEEKVGPSSRFIHLGCTSSDIVDTANGLLLTRAGDIISQGIDRMLEVLKGLAYKHKGLLCMGRTHGIHAEPTTYGLKFTGFYAEFTRHKARFDAARENIRVGKLSGAVGTFAHSGPELEERTCAFLGLTPDPHSTQIVQRDRYAQFFTALAMLAGGIERIGLELRHLQRTEVSEVEEGFTKGQKGSSAMPHKKNPISAENLCGLSRVIRSNSLAAMENQALWHERDISHSSVERVIMPDSTALMDYMLHRMAGVLERLVVKEDVIERNLLSSFGLFYSQRVLNKLIDTGLKRQEAYEMVQKVAMRCWENRVQFEDEIRNDPEVHKHLDSNELDEAFDPSYYKRYEDVIFERVFQGK
- a CDS encoding FmdB family zinc ribbon protein, producing MPIYEYQCQSCHAVFEEWQSGFEEHEMRCPECGGESKKLISHSSFHLKGGGWFADGYGGHSAGNKPGEAQAPSDNAGSESKAKPEKAPACPAKADTSSAGSAS